Below is a genomic region from Geoglobus acetivorans.
TTGAAAGGGAAAGCTTTTGGAATTATCGAAAGAGTAGGTCAAAAAACCTATAGAATCTCTGAAAATTTCTTTGAGACTGTGGTAATCACTAGAAACGGATATTACGATGACAACGCAGAGAACATACTGATAAAAGGTGGTTGGACATTCATATTTAACCCAAAATCTGTGAAAAGTGAATATAATGAGGTTCTTTGACTTTCATAGGTCTGGCAAGAATACATATAAACACAAAACTGTGCATAGCCTCTAACTAAAAAACAATACCAAGTATGCTTATATTTGTGAAACTCAGGAAATTACGGGCCTCTACTCTTATTAGCCCCCTACAACGTTCAGTTTGTTCTACAGTGGTGAATTTTGTAGTCACCCCCCAAATTACTTTCTCGCCAAACGTCCCTTTTCCCGCTTATGCGGATGGAGTTTGGCGAGAGAGGCGCTTGATTTTATTAAAATAGCTCCTTTAAGATTGCTATTTAAAATGTGAGCTTAAAATACATTGAACAAGACAATCATTGCATGAGATCACACACCAAAACCTCAGCATGTTCCGAGGTGATAACTGGGAGTTAACGGGTGGAAGAGAGTGAGTTAAAGGGAGAGAGTTAATCCCCAGTGTGGGGGAGCATGGAAACCAGCTTCTCCAACTTAACCCCCGGTGGTACAAGGTTAACCTTTCCCCACTTCTCCATGTATTGCCGATAGATCTCGGACGGGAGTTTCCCATCATAGCTCTGAACGTCCAGACTGCCTGTATTGTGTGCCATGATGTAATCTCTCAGTCCAGGGTGGACCATCAGAACGTTGTTGCACATCTGCTCGAAGAACTTCCTGAAGTGGGATGGCTGAATCCTCATTCCTGTATGATGGGCTTTAATGTCCAAGTCGATCAGCACAATTCTAAGGGAGTTGTAGGGGAAGACTGGAACACTGTCCTTGGCATTAATGAGGTGTCTGAATTCGATCACAGGTTTAATCCATTCAACAACAACAGGGTGAAGAGGGACCCAGTGAGGGAAGGACTCTTTATCCTTCTCCTCAGGTATCCAGAGCATAGGAGGATTTCTTTTCAGTGCTTTTTCAAAATCCTCAAAGGTTAGCCTGTCAGTTGTGGACTGAGGCCTCTGTCCTGTGTAGGCCAAAAACAGGGTGTTTGCTATGTGCTTAATCCTGAAGTATGCATACTTCCAGGGTGGATCATAGGGAGATTTTGGAGTGTTGTAAATCCCTTTTATCACATTCTCCACATCAACAGGTCTGATGATGATTTTGTTCAGTTTCTTTGATTGTCTTTGCGGTCTGTCAAGGACTTCTTTTAGCTCTCTGAAGGTCAAATCACCAGTTTCCTTATAAAGATATTCAAGGAAAGCCCTAGTGTTGTCATAAAACTTTTTCTGGGACTCATACCCGAAATTACGCATATACCAGGACTGAAACCTAAGGAGGGATTCTCTTGTGATTTTTCCACCTGTATGTTCGAGAAGTTTCTTCAGCGTTTTCTCTATCCAGATCTTTGACCGCTCAGATTTCACCTTAGAGAACCTGAATTCAAGATATCTCTGTGCTACGGATTCTAAATCAGAAAAATAACCCCTTACGAGGCAGTGATCCCCGGTTCGAATCCGGGCGGACCCACTGTAATTTACTGCCGGAGGGTGATTAGCGAATTCTGAGGACTCCAAAAATTTCTTCTCCACGAAATCGGACAGATTTGGAAAGCATTGGCGGACGGCGCTGAGAAATTTTTGCTTATGGTTGCGGTCAACTTGGCTTTTTTGAGGTATCGGGAGCCATGAAATAATTCTATGTGTGTAAAATGTTAAACCTTTGTCTCAAAACATGAATTAAGTCAGTCACCTGTATTCCCCCTTTTCTCTACTTCAAAAGCACATAATCTTCCCCTTCAACGAAGGTCTTGGCCTGTAATCTCCAACCCTCTGCGGTAGATGTTACTGTGGCCTCAGGTTTGACAAAATCAGCCTTCCGTTCTCCTCAAAAATCTTCAGCTTGTCCGGAATTCCGGTCTTTTCTTGGGAGTTTGCCCATTTCCTTGAAAATCTCTTTTCGAATTTCAGATTTCGGACTGTCCCATAAAATCTACAGACCTGCAGCCATGACCTCCAATAACCTCAAATACGCTCGAGAAAGGAAAAAGCATACGCCCTCAGTCGACCAACCTAAAGATGCAATCAGGATAGGAACCGGAAGTGAAAGGGCCCGGACCGGGATTCGAACCCGGCTCCTGGGATCCACAGTCCCAGAGGATGACCACTACCCTATCCGGGCCATCCGCTGTATGCTGTCTGACATGCTCGGTATATATCTCTTTTTCTACTCAGATATCCATTTCATAAAGTTCCCTTCTTCTTGCTTCAAGCAGGTTCTCTCTCAAACCTGCAAACTCAGCGGCGGACAATACCTTCACCCCATAATCTCTGGCTTTATCAAAGACCTCAGACACGTTGTCTCTCCATTTCAGGTCTCTTGTGAGATGATGGTCAATCACAAGCACTTTCAGATTTCCCTGCATGAGTCTTTCCAGATTCTCAATGCTCCTGTTCAGGCTTTCATGCGAGTACCTGTAGCCGAGCATGTAGGTCATGGGACCATCCATTACGACAATTTCAGCATCCTTTTTGAGAAGCCAGTTTATCTGCTCTTCAAGACTTGCGCCCTCAACGTCGCTTGTGTGTACAAAGGTTCCTGACCCATCGTCTACGAAAACCATTGTTACATAACCGAGCTTTGAGTCAGTTCCGTGAGGCACAGCATTTGAGAATTCAATGATTGTGTTTCCCTCCACAATTCTGGCTCCATCCGAGGTACCAACACTGTTCCGATCAAGAAGAGACAGGAAGTATCTCGCTCTCCTCTTCTGGCTGAAATTTATATTCTTCTCAGGATGTTTTAAAAGTATTCGCCTTGTTTTCAGAATTTCCGGCTCCTTAGGGTTGTGATGGTCGTAATGGTAGTGGGTTACAGCAACAATGTCTGACTTTTCCACGTGGCTTTTTACTGTTTCCCACAGCACATCCATCTGCTGAATTTCTAAAGGATGCGGGGGCAGACCGTACCGTCTTGGACCCAGAGCAACTCCGGGATCAATCGTTATGGAGACATCCTTGGTTTCCACGAAAGTCGCCATGCTTCTGACACCCATCGAATCAAATGCCAGCGGAACAATCTTCACACATGAAATAGAAGGGGAAGAAATATATCTTTTTCACAGCAATTAACAATTATGAAAATTGGAGAATTCATGCAAAAGAATGTGGTGATGGTCGACGAAAAAACCAGGGTGCGTGAGGTGGCCAGAATCATGGGAGAAAAAAGGATAGGAAGCGTAATCGTTACAAAAGACGGTAAGCCGTACGGGATTTTTACGGAGCGTGATTTCTTTTCCAAGGCCGTGCTGAACGAGGGACTCGAAAATCCTGTATCAAACTTTGTGTCGTCCCCCCTCATAACGGTAAACCCGGAATACACCATTCACGAAGCCTCAAAAATAATGGCTGATATGAAGATAAGGCGACTGGTTGTTGCCGAAGGGGAAAAAATAGTCGGGATTTTCACCGCAAGCGACCTTGTAAGGGCAATTTCCGGCAGGTGATTGTGATGCTGAAGTGCAAAACATGCGGAAAGGAACTTAAAGAAAATGAAGAGGGCATAACCTGGAGAAAATGCAGCATATGCAAGGAACCCGTTTGTTTTGACGATATACACTACATAGGCACCTGGATGAGGGGCCTTTACAAGGATTACGTTACTGTAATTCCAGTATGCGAAGATGAGCTTCCCCGAAAAAGATTAAAAAAGGAACTCGAACAGAGGCTTTGATGGACAGAGTCTTTGTTCTGATCGCCAACAGGGCTGTAACTGCCCCGTTCAATCTCAACGACCTCCCCGGATCGGCAGGAAGAATGGACATAGTGTGCAGATTTATTTCTCAGTCCCTCTTTGTTTCCCACGGCATCAGAAAAAATGTGACCGCATACATCATTTTAAAGGGCCCACCAGACCCTGTAAAGAGCATTCGGGTGGAGGGTTCTCAGGTAAGGTATCTGGCTCCCGACGAAAGAAACATTGCGGGAATGATAAACAAAGCCCTTAAAACAGATGTCGGAGAAGGGTGGACAAGGGTGTCTCCCGGAATATTCATATCATCAAAAGGGCTTGACGATGTGCTGAAGGAGTTATCCGGCAGAAACATCTACTATCTCAAAGAAACCGGTAAGGACATTGAGAATGTGGAGGTAAGCAGACCCGTATTCGTAATTGGAGACCATCTCGGCGTTTCGGAAGAAGATGAAAAATCGATACTGGAAATATCAGAAGAAGTGATATCCCTGGAAGAAACAGCCTATCAGGCCGATCAGTGTGTAACCATCCTTAACTACATTCTGGACAGGAGGGAACATGATAGAGGTATGTGATCAATGCAAAAGAAGGATTGGCTTCGGCAGAGAGGGCAAATGCACGGTATGCTGCAACGCATTTGATCGGATCGAAAGCTTAGCCAGGAAAATCCTCAGTGAACTTGAAGAATATGAATTCGATACGTTTGATGCGGGTATCAGGCTCTATGGAAGTTCTAAAGCTATGCAGGACTTTCTAAGAGAAAAATTTGGAATAGAGGATACGCTGAAAGAACATTTCAGAACAGAATTTATAAGGAGATTCTCCGAAATTTCTGGCAGGAAAAGAAAGGTTGGCGGAGACATAAACATAATCGTGAATCTTGAAAATCTGAACTACAGCATAGAAATATCTCCAGTTTTTATTTATGGACGATACAAGAAACGGGTCAGATTCCTTTCCCAGACAAGATGGCTGTGCGGAGATTGTGGGGGCAAGGGCTGTGAAAGGTGCAACTACACCGGCAGAAAATACCTCAGCGTTGAAGATCTGATTATTCAACCTGCACTCGAGCTTTTTAAAGGGAAAAATGCATTTCTCCACGGATCAGGAAGAGAGGATGTCGACGCCAGAATGCTCGGAACTGGCAGACCATTCATTCTTGAAATAGAGGCTCCAAAAAAAAGAAAAGTCAATCTAAATGAGCTTGAAACTGCAATCAATGAAAATGCTGGCGGAAAAATCGAGGTGGAGTTTTTCTTCTACTCGGATAGAAAAGCCGTTGAGAGAATAAAGAAAGCAGCTTACTCGAAAACCTACAGAGCGATAATAAGTCTGGAGGAAGATGTGGATTCTGAACAGCTCGAGAAAGCGCTCAAAAAGCTGGAAGGGCATGAAATATCTCAGAGAACTCCCCAGAGGGTGGAACACAGAAGGGCTGATAAGGTCAGAAAAAGAAAAGTGTACTCCATCAGGCTCCTTCTGAAAAAAGGAAGGAAGGCTGTAGTAACAATTCATGCCGAAAGCGGACTGTACATTAAGGAGCTTATAAGCGGTGATGGAGGAAGGACAACTCCAAGCCTGAGCGAACTTCTTGGCATGGATTGCAGGGTCGAAAAACTTGATGTGTTATCAATAAATGGTGGGCTTGAGGACGGAAATCTTAAATACAATCCCGCATAGTCAGGCTGAGAGGGTGATTCGTCATGGGATATAGCAAATCACACGGGTTCAGATTCAAGTCGGGTAGGAAGCTCAGAAAAAGAGTTAGAGAGAGGGGCATTAAAATAAGAAAAGTGCTTCAGACGTTTGAAGTCGGCCAGACCGTCCACATTGACATCGAACCAGCATCACACAGAGGGATGCCCCACCCGAGATTTCAGGGAAGAACCGGAAAGATAGTTGGAATCAGGGGGAGAGCTTACCTCGTAGAAATAACGGACGGAGGTAAGAAAAAGGTCATCTTCGCACGGCCAGAACATCTGAAGCCTCAGGGGGCCTGAGATGACATTCAAAGAAGTTCTTGATTTTCAATATCTCACCTTGGCTGAAGCAAAGGAGAGACTCTCGGAAATAGTTGAGAAAAGGAAGGAAGTTGCTGAGCTCAGCTTTGAAACTCGAAAAACCCTCAACTATCTGAATGCCGTCACAAAACTTGATGCCGAAACCTCGAGAAAACTTGTTGAAGAACTTGAGAAACTTCCACATGTTTCGACCGAAATAGCGATAAAAATTGCAGATATCCTTCCAGACATTCCAGACGAAATTAGAGTTATTTACGCAAAAGAAAGAATAACTCTGACCCCCGAACAGATCCAGGAGATTCTTGATATAGTCGCCAAATATAAACATTGAGAAAAAATTATATACTTCTCTTTTTAAAATAAGGAGTGATTACCATGACAGCAGATAGAAAAAAGTTAGAGGATTATGCCTACGTGCTGGACTTCATGCCATACGGCCATCCTGACAGCAAGGCGCCCATCCACAAAAGGGAGCCTCTGGCCCAGGTAATAGGGGAAAATTACTTCACACTTCTGGAAGTTAGCATCAGACGGGATAAAAACCCGCTTATTGGAGACAAGGTGTATATAGGAAAAGAGGGAAGAGATGTCGTGAACAAAATAAAGAGAAGACTCAGATACGAGGACCTCACCCCTACAGCAAAATCCGAGCTGCCTTTCGTTCTGGAAAAGATTGTCAAAGAGCAGGAAAAGAGGTTTGTGGATTTCTTCAACAATGCCGGGCCGATTACCACCAGACTTCACCAGCTTGAGCTTCTGCCAGGCATAGGGAAAAAGCTGATGTGGAATATACTTGAAGAGAGGAAAAAAGAGCCTTTCAAAAGCTTCGAAGACCTTGCCAGCAGAGTGAAGGGACTGGCACATCCTGAAAAGACCATCGTTTCAAGAATAATAGACGAGCTTAAAGACCCCAGAATAAAATACAGACTTTTTACAGCATAAATTTTTTATGAAATTCTCCAAAAAGCTCGGTCAGCATATTCTGATAGACAGAGGAGTTGTTTCGAGAATTTCAAGATATGCAGACCTCAAACGAACAGATACAGTTCTCGAAATCGGTTGCGGAACAGGTATTCTAACAGAACAGCTTCTCAAACATGCTGGCAAGGTCTATGGGATAGAAAAAGACAGGAGATTCGTCAAACTTCTCGAGAACAAATTTCTGAATGAGATTAACGAGGGGAAGTTTGTACTGATTGAAGGAGACGCTCTCAAAGTTGAATGGCCTGAATTTAACAAATTCGTATCCAATATACCATATCAGATCTCCTCCGAGCTTACATTCAGACTGCTGAAAAGAAGATACGAACTTGCAGTGGTTATGTATCAAAAAGAATTTGCAGAGAGGCTCGTTGCAAGAAGCGGAAAAAAATACGGAAGGCTGAGCGTGGTTGCCCGGGCCTATGCCACCATAAAAATCCTTGAACACGTGAAGGCTGAAGCTTTCAGGCCCAGACCGAAGGTTGATTCTTCCATCGTCATCATAAAGCCCATCCCGGAAATAAACGTAAAAAACATGGAAAATTTCGAGAGACTTGTCAGAGAGGCATTTTCCAGCAGAAGAAAGAAGTTTGGAAAAATTGCAGAAAAACTCGGAATAGATATTCCGGAGGACCTGAAAAATGAGAGGCCTGAAAGAATTCCACCGGAAGTTTTCGCAAAACTGTCAGAACGTTTATGAACCGGCAGAGGATTCCGAGCTGCTTCTTGAGGCAGCTCTTGTCGAGATTAACGAAGACGATGTTGTGCTTGAAGTTGGTGGGGGGAGCGGGTATGTCTCGTACTTCCTGAAGGACAGATGCAGGTACCTGCTATCCACAGACCTCAATCCACACGCAGTAAAATGCATGAAGAAACTGGGAATAGAGAGCATCAGGACCTACCTCGCCAGAGGCATAAGGGCCAGATTTTCCCTCATCCTGTTCAATCCACCCTACCTGGAACTTGAGGAGTGGGAAAAAAAGGGAGACTGGCTTGAAATAGCAATTGATGGCGGGAAAAAGGGTACAGAAATATCTGAAAAGTTCCTCGAAGAGATTAGATACAACCTATCCGAAAACGGAAGGATAATACTCATATCATCATCCCACACACATGCCACTCTGGAGGATTATCTCGAGAGATCAGAATACATGTGGGAAATCATCAAAAGAAAGAAGCTGTTTTTTGAGGAACTCTATGCACTGAAATTAAAGCTGAGATAAAACCTCATCAATCTTCGAGATTATCCTCTGATTCGCTTCCTTGAGAACTTCAAGTGGGTCCTTTCCAGAGGTCCTTATCATCAGTTCGGCCTCATCCCTCAGGGGGTGAGTTATGTTGTATTTCGCAAGCACAACACCATCATCATTCACAAGCTCATGCTGAAGAAGATTCAGAAATGTGTGATCTTCACCCTTAACCATCAGCCTTACATAGTTCTCAGCCAGTTCCACGATCTTTACTTCCATCGTTCACCACTCTCCTTTGCCATAGTTTGCAGAAACTTTTCTTTTTTCGACATTACCACATTCCGGACATTTAAGTTTATCCTTCTCAACCTCAAGTCTTGAACCACATTTACTGCAGATTGCCCTCACCACTCCAAGGTCTTTTTCCTTTATGGAAAGCCTCAGGCTGTTGTCTATCACCCTTGCAACCACAATATCCCAGTATTTAACGGCATCATCCACGTTTTTCATGTAATCCTTGCTCATGTTGGAGATGTGAAGCAACGCCCTGTCATAATGCCTCAAAGCCCTCTCACTCCCTCTTTTCCTCGCAATTTCCACCATTGCAAAGCTGTTCCTCGTATCCACAACCCTGCCTATGACAACATCATCCTTTCCCAGCTCAGGTATCTCCTTCACAGTTTCCACGCTTATGGTCTTCTCTTCTATTCTGACTTTTCCGGCTGTTGCCGCGAAAAGCTTTCCATCCTCTTCATAAACACCTTTCCCAGGCATATACTCCTCCGCATATCCCAAGAAATCTCCTGGTAACACAAACATCTAAATCCTCTCCATTCTGAATACCTCTACGTTTATCAATTTATATGGTTTTTCATGAAACCAGTAAAGCCGCTTAAGGGGTATGCTGTATTTCCAGCAATGAGTGATGCCAAATCCATTATCTCCGGCATTTTTCTCCACGAATTTTTCAGACCCGGCTGAATGCACGGAGTACACAACTTCCCCGATCTCAAAAGCTTTTTCGAGAAAAATCCTGTCCGCATTTCTCCTCTGAATTCCAAACGGGGGATTCATGACCACTCCTGTTCGTTCTTTGATTTCAAGAAATCTGACATCCTGGTGAACAAAATCAACAAAGACTCCAGCTTTTTCACTGTTGGATCTTGCAAGAAGCAGAGCTTCCCTATCCTTGTCCACACCAAGAACCTCAAAACCTACAAGGGAAAAAGCAATGGAGAGTATCCCCGTCCCGCATCCGAGGTCAACAAACCTGCTCACATGAGAATCGAGCAGGTTGGCTGTGACCGCAAGCTCCGCTGCCAGGCCAGACGGCGTTGGATACTGTTCAAGCTGTATTTTTGGATTCCTGAAAACATCAAGTTTTTCAAGAATGATCGCAAGCTCCTTTTTCATAAAAAGAAGAAAAAATTGTTGTTCAGCCAAAGAGTGCCCCGAGTCCCTCGAGGGCTTCCTCTTCCTTGGCCTCTTCCTCTTCTTCCTCTTCCTTCTTCTCCTCTGCTTCTGCTGCTCCCTCGGCAGGAGCTGCAGCCGGTGCGGCTGCGACGGCAGGAGCAGCAAATGCGGCCTTGCTCACTGCCTCCTCAATGTCAACACCCTCAAGAGCAGCAACCAGTGCCTTAACTCTCGCCTCGTTGACCTCGATTCCAGCAGCTTCAAGCACTGCCTTTACATTCTCCTCTGTTATTTCCTTTCCAGCAGCATGTAGCAACAACGCAGCATACACATACTCCATTTTCATCACCTCTCAATTAACCGAATAACGCACCCAAACCTTCGAGAGCCTCCTCCTCTTTGGGCTCTTCTTCCTCCTCTTCCTCTTCTTCCTTCGCCTCTTCAACCTGCTCCGCAGCAGGTTGCTGAACGGCGACACTCAAACCGCTAAGCCTCTCCTTCAGATCTTCATCAAGAGCCTCATCACCCAGCAGATTTGCAACCGCAAGCATCTCTGAGTATGCCTTTGCAAGTATATCCGGCATGACTTCCTTCTCGAATACCGCGGCATTTATTGCAAGGTTCTTTGCGTCAAGGAATGCCTTCTGGATGAGTATCTCAGCCGTCTCCTCCGTAACGTATGCTGAATTAACTGCCAGATTGAGTGCCTTCCTTGCAGCCTCAATGAAGTCCTCAAAGACCTGCGCCTCATCAATTGCGAGATCCACAGGAGTGAAAACTATTCCATTCTCCATCA
It encodes:
- the rpl12p gene encoding 50S ribosomal protein P1, with protein sequence MEYVYAALLLHAAGKEITEENVKAVLEAAGIEVNEARVKALVAALEGVDIEEAVSKAAFAAPAVAAAPAAAPAEGAAEAEEKKEEEEEEEAKEEEALEGLGALFG
- a CDS encoding DUF655 domain-containing protein codes for the protein MTADRKKLEDYAYVLDFMPYGHPDSKAPIHKREPLAQVIGENYFTLLEVSIRRDKNPLIGDKVYIGKEGRDVVNKIKRRLRYEDLTPTAKSELPFVLEKIVKEQEKRFVDFFNNAGPITTRLHQLELLPGIGKKLMWNILEERKKEPFKSFEDLASRVKGLAHPEKTIVSRIIDELKDPRIKYRLFTA
- a CDS encoding CBS domain-containing protein; this translates as MKIGEFMQKNVVMVDEKTRVREVARIMGEKRIGSVIVTKDGKPYGIFTERDFFSKAVLNEGLENPVSNFVSSPLITVNPEYTIHEASKIMADMKIRRLVVAEGEKIVGIFTASDLVRAISGR
- a CDS encoding METTL5 family protein, giving the protein MKKELAIILEKLDVFRNPKIQLEQYPTPSGLAAELAVTANLLDSHVSRFVDLGCGTGILSIAFSLVGFEVLGVDKDREALLLARSNSEKAGVFVDFVHQDVRFLEIKERTGVVMNPPFGIQRRNADRIFLEKAFEIGEVVYSVHSAGSEKFVEKNAGDNGFGITHCWKYSIPLKRLYWFHEKPYKLINVEVFRMERI
- a CDS encoding HemK2/MTQ2 family protein methyltransferase encodes the protein MRGLKEFHRKFSQNCQNVYEPAEDSELLLEAALVEINEDDVVLEVGGGSGYVSYFLKDRCRYLLSTDLNPHAVKCMKKLGIESIRTYLARGIRARFSLILFNPPYLELEEWEKKGDWLEIAIDGGKKGTEISEKFLEEIRYNLSENGRIILISSSHTHATLEDYLERSEYMWEIIKRKKLFFEELYALKLKLR
- a CDS encoding exosome complex RNA-binding protein Csl4, translating into MFVLPGDFLGYAEEYMPGKGVYEEDGKLFAATAGKVRIEEKTISVETVKEIPELGKDDVVIGRVVDTRNSFAMVEIARKRGSERALRHYDRALLHISNMSKDYMKNVDDAVKYWDIVVARVIDNSLRLSIKEKDLGVVRAICSKCGSRLEVEKDKLKCPECGNVEKRKVSANYGKGEW
- a CDS encoding RpoL/Rpb11 RNA polymerase subunit family protein — encoded protein: MEVKIVELAENYVRLMVKGEDHTFLNLLQHELVNDDGVVLAKYNITHPLRDEAELMIRTSGKDPLEVLKEANQRIISKIDEVLSQL
- the trmY gene encoding tRNA (pseudouridine(54)-N(1))-methyltransferase TrmY, encoding MDRVFVLIANRAVTAPFNLNDLPGSAGRMDIVCRFISQSLFVSHGIRKNVTAYIILKGPPDPVKSIRVEGSQVRYLAPDERNIAGMINKALKTDVGEGWTRVSPGIFISSKGLDDVLKELSGRNIYYLKETGKDIENVEVSRPVFVIGDHLGVSEEDEKSILEISEEVISLEETAYQADQCVTILNYILDRREHDRGM
- a CDS encoding RNA polymerase Rpb4 family protein, giving the protein MTFKEVLDFQYLTLAEAKERLSEIVEKRKEVAELSFETRKTLNYLNAVTKLDAETSRKLVEELEKLPHVSTEIAIKIADILPDIPDEIRVIYAKERITLTPEQIQEILDIVAKYKH
- the rsmA gene encoding 16S rRNA (adenine(1518)-N(6)/adenine(1519)-N(6))-dimethyltransferase RsmA, with protein sequence MKFSKKLGQHILIDRGVVSRISRYADLKRTDTVLEIGCGTGILTEQLLKHAGKVYGIEKDRRFVKLLENKFLNEINEGKFVLIEGDALKVEWPEFNKFVSNIPYQISSELTFRLLKRRYELAVVMYQKEFAERLVARSGKKYGRLSVVARAYATIKILEHVKAEAFRPRPKVDSSIVIIKPIPEINVKNMENFERLVREAFSSRRKKFGKIAEKLGIDIPEDLKNERPERIPPEVFAKLSERL
- a CDS encoding tRNA pseudouridine(54/55) synthase Pus10, encoding MIEVCDQCKRRIGFGREGKCTVCCNAFDRIESLARKILSELEEYEFDTFDAGIRLYGSSKAMQDFLREKFGIEDTLKEHFRTEFIRRFSEISGRKRKVGGDINIIVNLENLNYSIEISPVFIYGRYKKRVRFLSQTRWLCGDCGGKGCERCNYTGRKYLSVEDLIIQPALELFKGKNAFLHGSGREDVDARMLGTGRPFILEIEAPKKRKVNLNELETAINENAGGKIEVEFFFYSDRKAVERIKKAAYSKTYRAIISLEEDVDSEQLEKALKKLEGHEISQRTPQRVEHRRADKVRKRKVYSIRLLLKKGRKAVVTIHAESGLYIKELISGDGGRTTPSLSELLGMDCRVEKLDVLSINGGLEDGNLKYNPA
- a CDS encoding 50S ribosomal protein L21e, whose amino-acid sequence is MGYSKSHGFRFKSGRKLRKRVRERGIKIRKVLQTFEVGQTVHIDIEPASHRGMPHPRFQGRTGKIVGIRGRAYLVEITDGGKKKVIFARPEHLKPQGA